A genome region from Streptomyces pratensis includes the following:
- a CDS encoding Gfo/Idh/MocA family oxidoreductase: MTANAPLRVGLVGYGLAGSVFHAPLVSATEGLVLDTVVTSNEERRAQARAEFPGVRLASSPDELWPRADELDLIVIASPNKTHVPLARAALEAGLPVVVDKPLAGTAAEARELAALAAERGLLLSVFQNRRWDNDFLTLAGLIEEGELGEVQRFESRFERWRPQLKGGWRESGDPEEIGGLLYDLGSHVVDQALTLFGPAVQVYAESDVRRPGAAADDDTFIAITHVNGVRSHLYASATTAQLGPRFRVLGSKAGYVKYGLDPQEAALREGARPAPGTPWGEEPEELWGRVGSGESPLTGGGDPVRTLPGDYPAYYAGVASALRGEGENPVTALQAAAALDVLEAARRSAREGVSVTLLPHHDEEKH; this comes from the coding sequence ATGACTGCCAACGCTCCTCTCCGCGTCGGGCTCGTCGGCTACGGCCTGGCGGGTTCCGTCTTCCACGCCCCGCTGGTCTCCGCGACCGAGGGCCTTGTCCTCGACACGGTCGTCACGTCGAACGAGGAGCGGCGGGCGCAGGCGCGCGCCGAGTTCCCCGGTGTGCGTCTGGCCTCGTCGCCCGACGAGCTGTGGCCGCGCGCGGACGAGCTGGACCTGATCGTGATCGCGTCGCCGAACAAGACCCACGTCCCGCTCGCGAGGGCGGCCCTGGAGGCGGGGCTTCCGGTGGTCGTGGACAAGCCGCTCGCCGGCACGGCCGCCGAGGCCCGCGAGCTGGCCGCGCTGGCCGCCGAGCGGGGCCTGCTGCTCTCGGTCTTCCAGAACCGCCGCTGGGACAACGACTTCCTGACGCTGGCCGGCCTGATCGAGGAGGGCGAGCTCGGTGAGGTGCAGCGCTTCGAGTCCCGCTTCGAGCGGTGGCGTCCGCAGCTGAAGGGCGGCTGGCGCGAGTCGGGTGACCCGGAGGAGATCGGCGGGCTGCTGTACGACCTGGGCAGCCACGTGGTCGACCAGGCACTCACCCTCTTCGGGCCCGCGGTGCAGGTGTACGCGGAGTCCGACGTACGCCGCCCGGGTGCGGCGGCCGACGACGACACGTTCATCGCGATCACGCACGTCAACGGGGTGCGCTCGCATCTGTACGCGAGCGCCACCACGGCGCAGCTCGGTCCCCGTTTCCGGGTGCTCGGCTCGAAGGCGGGCTACGTGAAGTACGGCCTGGACCCGCAGGAGGCGGCCCTTCGTGAGGGCGCGCGCCCGGCGCCCGGCACGCCGTGGGGCGAGGAGCCGGAGGAGCTGTGGGGCCGGGTCGGCTCCGGGGAGTCCCCGCTGACCGGCGGCGGCGACCCGGTCCGCACGCTGCCGGGTGACTATCCCGCGTACTACGCGGGCGTGGCCTCCGCACTGCGCGGCGAGGGCGAGAACCCGGTGACGGCGCTGCAGGCCGCCGCCGCGCTGGATGTCCTGGAAGCGGCGAGGCGCTCGGCCCGTGAGGGCGTGTCCGTGACCCTTCTTCCCCACCACGACGAGGAGAAGCACTGA
- a CDS encoding heme-degrading domain-containing protein, which yields MSTGVPTISELIAQERRLTLPRFGYDDAYALGGLLVALARERHAPVAIDIRRGGQQLFHAALPGSSADNDAWIDRKRKVVERYGESSYLVGTRFRAKGTTFEESSRLDLDTYAAHGGSFPIAVEGAGVIGSVTVSGLPQAEDHALVVEALEQFTSRPRD from the coding sequence ATGAGCACCGGCGTTCCGACCATTTCCGAGCTGATCGCGCAGGAGCGGCGTCTGACGCTGCCGCGGTTCGGCTACGACGACGCGTACGCCCTGGGCGGCCTGCTGGTCGCGCTGGCGCGCGAGCGGCACGCCCCCGTCGCGATCGACATCCGGCGGGGCGGCCAGCAGCTGTTCCATGCCGCCCTGCCGGGTTCGAGCGCGGACAACGACGCCTGGATCGACCGCAAGCGGAAGGTGGTGGAGCGGTACGGGGAGAGCTCCTACCTGGTCGGTACGCGTTTCCGGGCCAAGGGCACCACGTTCGAGGAGTCCTCGCGGCTGGACCTGGACACGTATGCCGCGCACGGCGGCTCGTTCCCGATCGCCGTGGAGGGTGCGGGGGTGATCGGCTCGGTCACGGTGTCGGGTCTGCCGCAGGCCGAGGACCACGCCCTGGTGGTGGAGGCCTTGGAGCAGTTCACCTCGCGCCCCCGGGACTGA
- a CDS encoding fumarylacetoacetate hydrolase family protein encodes MKLLRVGTAGSERPALLDRNGTLRDLSGLVTDIDGELLADASALDRVREAAQTPDVLPPLDADGLRVGPPLGRIGKIVCIGLNYHDHAAETGAAIPDEPILFFKAPDTVVGPEDTVLVPRRSRKTDWEVELAVVIGRTARYLDSAEEALGHVAGYATSHDVSEREFQIERGGTWDKGKNCETFNPLGPWLVTADEVPDPQALGLKLWVNGELKQDGTTARQIFPVGEVVRYLSHFMTLYPGDVINTGTPAGVAMGRPEPKPYLRAGDVVELEITGLGRQRQELKDA; translated from the coding sequence TTGAAGCTTCTTCGAGTGGGTACGGCGGGCTCGGAACGCCCCGCACTGCTTGACCGTAACGGGACCTTGCGTGACCTTTCGGGCCTCGTCACCGACATCGACGGCGAGCTCCTCGCCGATGCCTCCGCTCTGGACCGGGTACGGGAAGCCGCCCAGACGCCCGACGTCCTGCCCCCGCTCGACGCGGACGGCCTGCGGGTCGGGCCGCCACTCGGCCGGATCGGCAAGATCGTGTGCATCGGGCTGAACTACCACGACCACGCAGCCGAGACCGGAGCGGCGATCCCGGACGAGCCGATCCTGTTCTTCAAGGCTCCCGACACCGTCGTCGGCCCCGAGGACACCGTGCTCGTGCCGCGCCGCAGCCGGAAGACCGACTGGGAGGTCGAGCTCGCCGTCGTGATCGGCCGCACCGCCCGCTACCTGGACTCCGCCGAGGAGGCACTCGGACACGTCGCCGGATACGCGACCTCCCACGACGTCTCCGAGCGGGAGTTCCAGATCGAGCGCGGCGGCACCTGGGACAAGGGCAAGAACTGCGAGACCTTCAACCCGCTGGGCCCCTGGCTCGTCACCGCGGACGAGGTGCCCGACCCGCAGGCGCTGGGGCTGAAGCTGTGGGTCAACGGCGAACTGAAGCAGGACGGCACGACGGCCCGGCAGATCTTCCCCGTCGGCGAGGTCGTGCGCTACCTGAGCCACTTCATGACGCTCTACCCGGGCGACGTCATCAACACCGGCACCCCGGCAGGGGTGGCCATGGGCCGGCCCGAGCCGAAGCCGTACCTCCGCGCCGGTGACGTGGTGGAGCTGGAGATCACGGGACTGGGGCGGCAGCGCCAGGAGCTCAAGGACGCGTAG
- a CDS encoding YidC/Oxa1 family membrane protein insertase, translating to MSAFMSAFASLVGAFADLLQPLFQHASTAAAIVLFTALVRLAVHPLSRAAARGQKARTKLQPQIAELRKKHAKNPDRMQKALMELHAKEKVSPFSGCLPSLLQMPAFFLLYHLFSSQKIGGDPNSLLGHELFGAPLGERWHDALADGGPFGEQGLVYLALFLVVVAVATFNYGRTKRQMAANPMTPATGPDGQPVPGMGAMTKVMPLMSFLTLFSVAFVPLAAALYIVTSTTWTAVERAYLYRETPAAEAAVAPAV from the coding sequence ATGTCCGCTTTCATGTCCGCCTTCGCGAGCCTGGTCGGCGCATTCGCCGACCTGCTCCAGCCGCTCTTCCAGCACGCCTCCACCGCTGCCGCGATCGTCCTCTTCACCGCCCTCGTACGGCTCGCCGTCCACCCCCTCTCGCGGGCGGCGGCGCGCGGGCAGAAGGCCCGCACCAAGCTCCAGCCGCAGATCGCCGAGCTGCGCAAGAAGCACGCCAAGAACCCCGACCGGATGCAGAAGGCGCTCATGGAGCTTCACGCGAAGGAGAAGGTCTCACCCTTCTCCGGCTGCCTGCCGAGCCTGCTCCAGATGCCCGCCTTCTTCCTGCTGTACCACCTCTTCTCCAGCCAGAAGATCGGTGGGGACCCCAACTCGCTGCTCGGTCACGAACTCTTCGGCGCCCCGCTCGGCGAGCGCTGGCACGACGCTCTGGCCGACGGCGGTCCCTTCGGTGAGCAGGGCCTCGTCTACCTCGCTCTCTTCCTGGTCGTCGTCGCCGTCGCGACCTTCAACTACGGCCGCACCAAGCGGCAGATGGCCGCGAACCCCATGACACCGGCCACCGGCCCGGACGGACAGCCCGTACCCGGCATGGGAGCCATGACGAAGGTCATGCCGCTGATGTCCTTCCTGACCCTCTTCTCCGTGGCCTTCGTACCGCTCGCCGCCGCTCTGTACATCGTCACGAGCACCACCTGGACCGCCGTCGAGCGCGCCTACCTCTACCGGGAGACCCCGGCGGCCGAGGCCGCCGTCGCGCCGGCGGTCTGA
- a CDS encoding DUF6412 domain-containing protein: MNDDMNRVRRAVVRLFRPAAFLVLFLTEVLLAEGGSFSAAVALAATAAAGSALLVCSVISARCAAPVPRTRVRTAMRDREKRTAFLPQRDPDARGRTRPRAPGAALLTAA, encoded by the coding sequence ATGAACGACGACATGAACCGTGTACGCCGTGCGGTCGTCCGCCTCTTCCGCCCCGCCGCCTTCCTCGTCCTGTTCCTCACCGAAGTCCTCCTCGCCGAAGGCGGCAGCTTCTCCGCCGCCGTCGCGCTCGCCGCCACCGCGGCCGCCGGCTCGGCGCTCCTCGTCTGCTCCGTCATCAGCGCCCGCTGCGCCGCCCCCGTACCCCGTACGAGAGTGCGCACCGCCATGCGCGACCGTGAGAAGCGCACCGCGTTCCTACCGCAGCGTGACCCCGACGCCAGGGGACGCACCAGGCCCCGAGCGCCCGGGGCCGCCCTCCTGACGGCCGCGTAG
- a CDS encoding SEC-C domain-containing protein: MRPDTPADHITEAERLLRTAAQYPEDHEPLFLQAAAHLELAGERARASTLYDELLGSAGTEVEHPHLVKALKAANLWEYGHEAEARAIIDGIRVAGPLEAAPWEIAAETLEAHDELEAAHDFFSTALTLLIAPGEDVAYATQSLLIGRHRVRRLMGVGHDAWDELADTLHTAAVPLDELHDPKRLWALGSSDPGELQAEITRLRAELGTYRSALSRPFPVAVLHWPEGELRELLAAYPELSQEYISHEDHLARLEAALRDLHATGTPNLGIVTGTVPSYEAFAASEAASPSDPDLLPQYATTLAARGRAVPWPPARSAACWCGSERSYRECHGAG, from the coding sequence ATGCGCCCCGACACGCCTGCCGACCACATCACCGAAGCCGAGCGCCTGCTGCGCACCGCGGCGCAGTACCCCGAGGACCACGAACCGCTGTTCCTCCAGGCCGCGGCCCACCTGGAGCTCGCCGGCGAGCGCGCCCGCGCGAGCACCCTCTACGACGAGCTGCTCGGCTCCGCCGGCACCGAGGTCGAGCACCCGCACCTGGTCAAAGCGCTCAAGGCGGCCAACCTGTGGGAGTACGGCCACGAGGCGGAGGCCCGCGCGATCATCGACGGCATCCGCGTCGCGGGCCCGCTCGAAGCGGCGCCGTGGGAGATCGCCGCGGAGACGCTCGAAGCGCACGACGAGCTGGAGGCGGCCCACGACTTCTTCTCGACCGCGCTGACCCTGCTCATCGCACCCGGCGAGGACGTCGCCTACGCCACCCAGTCGCTCCTGATCGGGCGGCACCGGGTGCGCAGGCTGATGGGCGTCGGCCACGACGCGTGGGACGAGCTCGCCGACACGCTGCACACGGCCGCCGTCCCCCTCGACGAGCTGCACGACCCGAAGCGCCTGTGGGCGCTCGGCTCCTCGGACCCGGGCGAGCTCCAGGCGGAGATCACCCGGCTCCGCGCCGAACTGGGCACCTACCGCAGTGCGTTGTCCCGCCCCTTCCCCGTCGCGGTGCTGCACTGGCCCGAGGGCGAGCTGCGCGAACTCCTCGCCGCCTACCCGGAGTTGAGCCAGGAGTACATCTCGCACGAGGACCATCTGGCGCGCCTGGAGGCGGCGCTGCGCGACCTCCACGCGACGGGTACGCCGAATCTCGGCATCGTGACGGGCACCGTCCCCTCCTACGAGGCGTTCGCGGCGTCCGAGGCCGCCTCCCCGTCCGACCCCGACCTGCTCCCCCAGTACGCCACGACACTGGCCGCCCGCGGACGCGCCGTCCCGTGGCCTCCGGCGCGCAGCGCGGCGTGCTGGTGCGGCTCGGAGCGTTCGTACCGCGAGTGCCACGGCGCGGGCTGA
- a CDS encoding extracellular solute-binding protein, translating into MNPGGRRTGRGRARTAVALGCLLALASAACTGGPEDPRQSGQEEAAQGPIVVASGLDVTGSGSVRQQLIEEWNRRHAGSEDQQAKLVELPGGADQQRSQLLGALQSGSARYDVVNLDITWIPEFAEAGLISPMPGTDTGAADAGADDADFIGQVHATTVWKDRSYARPFNSDVGLLYYRPDLLKPIEAENRPNGNWTWDRLTSSVGTMRLNPVRPGDLAGWTTQLKKYEGLTVNTVEAFADAGVELTDGEGEYRSSAEQLKEGLDELLDRVDEGQVQPAATDSDETASLTDFAEGRAVFLRHWPYAYGALGGLMDEKEYAVGRLPGKAVLGGQNLAVTADSPRADDARALITFLTSRESERCLLDAGFAATRTSVYGPAAKPCWPRVAAALRPAGDAPKAAAPGEGTPKGQGPNARAAYIKILETALTEAVQRPRTPYYGAFTQVLQSHVHALLKVKRPETAEAADRLDKALRDAFAGR; encoded by the coding sequence ATGAACCCCGGCGGCCGGCGCACCGGGCGCGGCAGGGCCAGGACCGCCGTCGCCCTCGGCTGTCTGCTCGCGCTCGCCTCCGCCGCCTGCACGGGAGGGCCCGAGGACCCGCGGCAGTCCGGACAGGAGGAGGCGGCCCAGGGCCCCATCGTCGTCGCCAGCGGGCTCGACGTCACCGGCTCCGGCAGCGTACGGCAGCAGCTCATCGAGGAATGGAACCGCCGGCACGCCGGGTCGGAGGACCAGCAGGCCAAGCTCGTCGAGCTGCCGGGCGGCGCCGACCAGCAGCGCAGCCAGCTCCTCGGCGCCCTCCAGTCCGGCAGTGCCCGCTACGACGTGGTGAACCTGGACATCACCTGGATACCCGAATTCGCCGAGGCCGGGCTCATCAGCCCCATGCCGGGCACGGATACCGGCGCCGCGGACGCCGGTGCCGACGACGCCGACTTCATCGGGCAGGTCCACGCCACCACCGTCTGGAAGGACCGCTCCTACGCCAGGCCGTTCAACTCCGACGTGGGGCTTCTCTACTACCGGCCCGACCTCCTGAAGCCCATCGAGGCGGAGAACCGGCCCAACGGCAACTGGACATGGGACCGGCTCACCTCATCGGTCGGGACGATGCGCCTCAATCCGGTGCGGCCCGGCGATCTGGCGGGATGGACCACGCAGCTGAAGAAGTACGAGGGGCTGACCGTCAACACCGTCGAGGCGTTCGCCGACGCCGGCGTCGAGCTCACCGACGGCGAAGGGGAGTACCGCTCCAGCGCCGAGCAGCTGAAGGAAGGGCTCGACGAGCTCCTCGACCGCGTCGACGAGGGCCAGGTCCAGCCCGCCGCGACGGACTCCGACGAGACGGCGTCCCTCACCGACTTCGCCGAGGGCCGCGCCGTGTTCCTGCGCCACTGGCCTTACGCGTACGGGGCCTTGGGCGGGCTGATGGACGAGAAGGAGTACGCCGTGGGCCGGCTGCCGGGGAAGGCCGTGCTCGGCGGGCAGAACCTCGCCGTGACCGCCGACTCGCCCCGCGCCGACGACGCCCGCGCGCTCATCACCTTCCTGACCTCACGGGAGAGCGAGCGCTGTCTGCTCGACGCGGGCTTCGCGGCGACGCGGACCTCCGTGTACGGCCCCGCCGCGAAGCCTTGCTGGCCCCGCGTCGCCGCCGCGCTACGGCCCGCCGGGGACGCGCCGAAGGCGGCGGCCCCGGGGGAGGGCACACCGAAGGGGCAGGGGCCGAATGCGCGTGCCGCGTACATCAAGATCCTCGAAACGGCACTGACCGAGGCGGTGCAGCGGCCGCGCACCCCGTACTACGGCGCGTTCACCCAGGTACTGCAGTCCCATGTGCACGCGCTGCTGAAGGTGAAGAGGCCCGAGACGGCCGAGGCCGCCGACAGGCTGGACAAGGCGCTCCGGGACGCGTTCGCCGGCAGGTAG
- a CDS encoding caspase family protein codes for MPPYDARGEENRAKRHRAVLIGVEHYTGARNDLPAVATNLRLMREALTDGATGAMRPEDLVVVPEQGGPSATVSPLRVRAALNSARDEVDGLLVVYFAGHGIVRPDGSDLNLMFTDSRVTRDKSHPFVDTLSWRDDVMPELRNSRADWVVVILDCCFAGNALASFSPAAGQNFALLTAAEPGVEIPPGDPGTGTEFTAALHRLLTTGEGEPVTFTRVVTGIRRAMAPLKAVDGHPWIPDELRHGDDVVLAGAADAEPSEPAPAPVPPSPPSPARSHSPSPVPAPPTDVPQTAVTARRRRGTAVPRRLPPALLRRMKRTTTMIVAGVVALAGVGVWLLLRPPGGDCESPMELRVLTDPDLRSTVQKAADAYRERDGDGCRTVGINVYDAKATDAVAAFRSSSLWQEPPAACPASGDCLRPQRDVGAQPDIWIPAAGSAWQRATADGTSGGTASAAAGAGETAADTGKSAVETGKSVVDLDRLGSIAYTPMVLGVPDTLSLAQSLQTDDPLDAIVSGLTGVQDVEILRPDPEATEGALLATDALYASSDSERVSTVEQGMAQVLRPMPTSARGLMCALADGTLSTLEDRAAVLVPEQTLAQFNLSAGVAGRPDCATEALKHRVAYYPSDVPMLDLPFVRVTWDGADRDAVARRAAVDDFHDWLTTDPDAQKCFTDDGFRGVGKGGGPATPEEDSVLRSEDNATAVRERIPATGEGTGDSASLSDTLSRYRKALGPGRVLYLLDNSTSAVSKRVWDGTGGIKELVARSMSSLSARDSFGVRTTAVGEGKTAADLVEFGPNRTAGARKAVTGAKAAAFDARIAEGLATALGTLRDDPADLEQPQLLVLVTDGEDFEAVTDEEQEELVADAGRKPHVRIVTVSLQNGACAPGRFGDRLAEASAGRCLDPADDIAVGLAAEVAKTGTGDAE; via the coding sequence GTGCCGCCGTACGACGCGCGCGGCGAGGAGAACAGGGCCAAGCGGCACAGAGCCGTGCTCATCGGGGTGGAGCACTACACGGGCGCCCGGAACGACCTTCCGGCCGTCGCGACGAATCTCCGCCTCATGCGCGAGGCCCTGACCGACGGGGCCACCGGGGCGATGCGCCCCGAGGACCTCGTCGTCGTCCCCGAACAGGGCGGCCCGTCGGCCACCGTCTCCCCGCTACGGGTGCGTGCCGCACTGAACTCGGCCCGGGACGAGGTGGACGGGCTGCTGGTCGTCTACTTCGCCGGGCACGGCATCGTGCGCCCTGACGGCAGCGACCTCAACCTGATGTTCACCGACTCACGGGTGACCAGGGACAAGAGCCACCCTTTCGTCGACACCTTGTCCTGGCGCGACGACGTCATGCCCGAGCTGCGCAATTCCCGGGCCGACTGGGTCGTCGTGATCCTCGACTGCTGTTTCGCCGGCAACGCCCTCGCGTCCTTCAGCCCGGCCGCCGGACAGAACTTCGCCCTGCTCACCGCGGCGGAACCGGGGGTGGAGATCCCCCCAGGCGACCCCGGCACCGGTACGGAGTTCACGGCCGCCCTCCACCGGCTGCTGACCACGGGTGAGGGGGAGCCCGTCACCTTCACCCGGGTCGTCACAGGGATACGCCGGGCGATGGCGCCGCTCAAGGCCGTCGACGGGCACCCCTGGATCCCGGACGAGCTGCGCCACGGCGACGACGTGGTCCTCGCAGGCGCGGCGGACGCGGAGCCTTCGGAGCCCGCGCCTGCCCCGGTTCCACCGAGCCCGCCCTCCCCGGCCCGGTCCCACTCGCCTTCCCCGGTACCGGCGCCTCCGACGGACGTCCCGCAGACTGCGGTCACGGCGAGGAGGAGACGCGGGACGGCCGTGCCGCGCCGCTTGCCTCCGGCCCTGCTCCGGCGCATGAAACGTACGACCACAATGATCGTGGCGGGCGTCGTCGCCCTTGCCGGGGTCGGGGTGTGGTTGCTCCTGAGGCCCCCGGGCGGTGACTGCGAATCGCCCATGGAGCTGCGCGTGCTCACGGACCCCGATCTGCGGTCCACCGTGCAGAAGGCCGCCGACGCCTATCGCGAACGGGACGGTGACGGCTGCCGGACCGTCGGCATCAATGTGTACGACGCCAAGGCCACCGACGCCGTGGCGGCATTCCGGTCCTCCTCGCTGTGGCAGGAACCGCCCGCCGCCTGCCCTGCCTCCGGGGACTGCCTGCGCCCCCAGCGGGACGTCGGCGCACAGCCGGACATCTGGATCCCGGCCGCGGGCAGCGCCTGGCAGCGGGCGACGGCCGACGGGACGAGCGGTGGCACCGCCTCTGCGGCGGCCGGGGCCGGCGAGACCGCCGCCGACACGGGAAAGAGTGCCGTGGAAACCGGAAAGAGTGTCGTGGACCTCGACCGGCTGGGCTCGATCGCCTACACGCCGATGGTCCTCGGCGTGCCGGACACCCTGTCGCTCGCGCAGTCCTTGCAGACCGACGACCCCCTCGACGCGATCGTCTCAGGTCTCACGGGCGTCCAGGACGTCGAGATCCTGCGCCCCGACCCCGAGGCCACCGAAGGCGCTCTGCTGGCCACCGACGCGCTCTACGCCTCATCGGACTCCGAGCGCGTGTCCACGGTCGAGCAGGGCATGGCCCAGGTGCTGCGGCCCATGCCCACCAGCGCGCGGGGCCTGATGTGCGCACTGGCCGACGGGACGCTGAGCACCCTGGAGGACCGCGCTGCGGTCCTCGTCCCGGAGCAGACCCTGGCGCAGTTCAACCTGTCGGCGGGCGTGGCCGGCCGGCCCGACTGTGCGACGGAGGCACTGAAGCACCGCGTGGCGTACTACCCCTCCGACGTGCCGATGCTGGACCTTCCCTTCGTCCGGGTCACATGGGACGGGGCCGACCGGGACGCCGTCGCCCGCAGGGCGGCGGTCGATGACTTCCACGACTGGCTGACCACGGACCCGGACGCGCAGAAGTGCTTCACCGACGACGGTTTCCGGGGCGTCGGGAAGGGCGGCGGCCCGGCCACGCCCGAGGAGGACTCGGTGCTGCGGTCCGAGGACAACGCGACGGCCGTCCGCGAACGGATCCCGGCGACCGGCGAGGGCACCGGCGACTCCGCGTCGCTGAGCGACACCCTGAGCCGCTACCGGAAGGCGCTCGGGCCGGGCCGGGTGCTCTACCTCCTCGACAACTCGACCTCGGCGGTGTCCAAGCGGGTCTGGGACGGTACCGGCGGCATCAAGGAACTGGTCGCCCGCTCGATGAGTTCCCTGAGCGCCCGGGACTCGTTCGGGGTCCGGACGACGGCTGTCGGCGAGGGGAAGACGGCCGCCGACCTCGTGGAGTTCGGGCCGAACCGCACGGCCGGTGCCCGGAAGGCCGTGACCGGGGCGAAGGCCGCCGCTTTCGACGCGCGCATCGCGGAAGGGCTGGCCACGGCCCTCGGGACCCTGCGCGACGACCCCGCCGACCTGGAACAGCCGCAGCTCCTCGTCCTGGTCACCGATGGTGAGGACTTCGAGGCGGTCACCGATGAGGAACAGGAGGAGCTGGTCGCGGACGCGGGCCGGAAGCCGCACGTGAGGATCGTGACGGTGTCGCTGCAGAACGGGGCCTGCGCACCCGGCCGGTTCGGCGACCGGCTTGCCGAGGCGAGTGCCGGACGCTGCCTGGACCCCGCCGACGACATCGCGGTCGGACTGGCGGCAGAGGTCGCCAAGACCGGCACGGGAGACGCGGAATGA